DNA from Leptospira mayottensis 200901116:
ATACCCCCGTTGCGATCGCTTCTTCCTGGAATTCAAAGGAAGTGAACGCAGTATGAGTTGGAAGAAGTACCTTTTAGGACTAGGTTTCCTGGTTCTCGTTTTGTTTTCGATCTATGAGATTTTTTATCCCGAAAGGAAATTTCTTTCAGGAAGTATTCTCGCCTTATTTTTGCTCGTTCCTTTTTACCTTTTCAAAATCTTCACGATCATTCGATTTTCCGAAAAAGGAGTGGGAATTCAAATGGGTATAATGGCGGCTTCATTTTTTTGTAACGGAATCGCTGTTTGGATTGCAGTTTCGCAGAACGATAGTTCTGATTTTATAATCGGTTTTTTGATTGCCCATTTCAGCCATTTTCTAATAGTTGTATTCGCGAGCTGAATCTTCCGGAAATGTAATAAAATAAAAAAACCGGAATATCCTGCAATTCTGTGCAGGTGGTTCGTATTTCGAGACGGTCCCCTTTTTTGATTTGAAAAAATGTATTTAAACCAGACTTCTTTTATGACAAAAAAGTTCATCTTCTTTGCACTCTTAGTCGTACTTTTACCAATCCAAATATTTGCATCGGAGCAATCTTCACATAAGGTCTTCGATTTGAACGAAGTAATCGTTCATCATTTGATGGACAGTGCCGAATTTCCGTTTAATATCGGTGGGGTAAAGGTTTTCGAAGGGGAAACGGATTTTGATTCCTCCACTTCCTCGATCTTTACCGATCACGAAACCGGGAAACGTTTTCACTATGTCGGTGGTTTCGACATGCACATAACGAAACGAGTCACAATGATGTGGATCGTAGCTTTTCTTCTTTTTATTATCTTTATTCCTGCGGCGAAAATCATTGCAAAGAATCCTCTGAAAGTTCAATCCCGTTTCGCAAACACCGTGGAAGTTTTCGTGAACTTTTTACGCAAAGATATCGTAGACGAAAGTATGCACGGACACGGTCACGGCTACTATCATTACATTTTCACTTTGTTCTTCTTCATTTTATTCTGTAATTTGATGGGACTTGTTCCTTCTGTTGGAGAGTTACTCGTAGTCGGAAAAGAATACGGAGCGATCGCAGCGACCAAGATCGGTCTGATCACTCCGGTTCCCGAAAAGTTGATTGCAGCCCACGGGGGACATGGATCTCACGAGGCTCCTTTTGTCGCGAAAATCTGGAGCGGGATCACGGTTACCGGTGA
Protein-coding regions in this window:
- the atpB gene encoding F0F1 ATP synthase subunit A; translated protein: MYLNQTSFMTKKFIFFALLVVLLPIQIFASEQSSHKVFDLNEVIVHHLMDSAEFPFNIGGVKVFEGETDFDSSTSSIFTDHETGKRFHYVGGFDMHITKRVTMMWIVAFLLFIIFIPAAKIIAKNPLKVQSRFANTVEVFVNFLRKDIVDESMHGHGHGYYHYIFTLFFFILFCNLMGLVPSVGELLVVGKEYGAIAATKIGLITPVPEKLIAAHGGHGSHEAPFVAKIWSGITVTGDISVTMTLALLTMFLIYTAGFVYQGPKFIWHSVPNGVPLPLYLIMWPLEFIVSPMAKTFALTVRLLANMTAGHVIILALMGFIFQFQSWGIVPVSIIGSGLIYVLEIFVAFLQAYIFVLLTSLFVGLSMHRH